Proteins from a single region of Rhea pennata isolate bPtePen1 chromosome 6, bPtePen1.pri, whole genome shotgun sequence:
- the TBR1 gene encoding T-box brain protein 1, which yields MQLEHCLSPSIMLSKKFLNVSSSYPHAGGSELALHDHPIISTTDNLERSSPLKKITRGMTNQSDTDNFPDSKDTPGDVQRNKLSPVLDGVSELRHSFDGSAADRYLLSQSSQPQSAASAPSTMFPYPSQHGPAHPAFSIASPSRYMAHHPVITNGAYNSLLSNSSPQGYPAAGYPYPQQYGHSYQGAPFYQFSSTQPGLVPGKAQVYLCNRPLWLKFHRHQTEMIITKQGRRMFPFLSFNISGLDPTAHYNIFVDVILADPNHWRFQGGKWVPCGKADTNVQGNRVYMHPDSPNTGAHWMRQEISFGKLKLTNNKGASNNNGQMVVLQSLHKYQPRLHVVEVNEDGTEDTNQPGRVQTFTFPETQFIAVTAYQNTDITQLKIDHNPFAKGFRDNYDTIYTGCDMDRLTPSPNDSPRSQIVPGARYAMAGSFLQDQFVSNYAKSRFHPGAGAGPGPGADRSVPHTNGLLSPQQAEDPGAPSPQRWFVAPANNRLDFAASAYDTATDFAGNAATLLSYAAAGVKALPLQAAGCAGRPLGYYADPSGWGARSPPQYCSKSGSVLSCWPNSAAAARMAAGNPYLGEEAESLAPERSPLPGAEDSKPKDLSDSSWIETPSSIKSIDSTDSGIYEQAKRRRISPSDTPVSESSSPLKSEVLTQRDCEKTCAKDIGYYGFYSHS from the exons ATGCAGCTGGAGCATTGTCTTTCTCCCTCTATCATGCTCTCCAAGAAATTTCTCAATGTGAGCAGCAGTTACCCACATGCAGGCGGATCTGAGCTTGCCTTGCATGATCATCCCATTATCTCGACCACTGACAACCTGGAGAGAAGTtcacctttgaaaaaaattaccagGGGGATGACGAATCAGTCAGATACAGACAATTTTCCTGACTCCAAGGACACACCAGGGGACGTCCAGAGAAATAAACTCTCTCCCGTCTTGGACGGGGTCTCTGAGCTTCGTCACAGTTTCGATGGATCTGCTGCAGATCGCTATCTGCTCTCTCAGTCCAGCCAGCCCCAgtctgctgcctctgctcctaGTACCATGTTCCCTTACCCCAGCCAGCATGGACCTGCTCACCCAGCCTTCTCCATCGCCAGCCCCAGCCGCTACATGGCTCACCATCCTGTGATCACCAACGGAGCGTATAACAGCCTCCTGTCCAACTCTTCTCCGCAAGGCTACCCTGCGGCGGGCTACCCTTACCCCCAGCAGTATGGCCATTCCTACCAAGGGGCGCCTTTCTACCAGTTCTCCTCCACCCAGCCGGGGCTAGTTCCCGGGAAGGCTCAGGTCTACCTGTGCAACAGGCCACTCTGGCTGAAATTCCACCGGCACCAGACGGAGATGATCATCACGAAGCAGGGGAG GCGCATGTTCCCTTTCCtaagttttaatatttctggTCTCGATCCCACGGCTCATTACAATATTTTTGTGGATGTAATTTTGGCGGATCCCAACCACTGGAGATTTCAGGGAGGCAAATGGGTTCCTTGCGGCAAGGCGGACACCAATGTACAAG gAAATCGTGTGTACATGCACCCCGACTCCCCCAACACGGGTGCCCACTGGATGCGTCAGGAAATCTCTTTTGGGAAACTAAAACTTACTAATAATAAAGGAGCATCAAACAACAACGGGCAG ATGGTGGTTTTGCAGTCCCTACACAAATACCAGCCCCGCTTGCATGTGGTGGAGGTGAACGAGGACGGGACGGAGGATACCAACCAGCCGGGCAGAGTGCAGACCTTCACCTTCCCCGAGACCCAGTTCATAGCAGTCACCGCCTACCAAAACACCGAT ATCACACAATTGAAAATTGACCACAACCCTTTCGCAAAAGGCTTCCGAGACAATTATGACAC GATCTACACGGGCTGCGACATGGACCGGCTGACGCCGTCCCCCAACGACTCGCCCCGCTCGCAGATCGTGCCCGGGGCCCGCTACGCCATGGCAGGCTCCTTCCTGCAGGACCAGTTCGTGAGTAACTACGCCAAGTCCCGCTTCCACCCCGGGGCAGGAGCCggcccggggcccggcgccgaCCGCAGCGTGCCCCACACCAACGGGCTGCTCTCCCCACAGCAAGCCGAGGACCCGGGGGCGCCCTCCCCGCAGCGCTGGTTTGTCGCCCCCGCCAACAACCGCCTCGACTTCGCCGCCTCCGCCTACGACACGGCCACCGACTTCGCCGGCAACGCGGCCACGCTGCTCTCCTACGCGGCGGCCGGCGTCAAGGCGCTGCCGCTGCAGGCGGCCGGCTGCGCCGGGCGGCCGCTGGGCTACTACGCCGACCCGTCGGGCTGGGgggcgcgcagccccccgcagTACTGCAGCAAGTCGGGCTCCGTGCTGTCCTGCTGGCCCAacagcgcggcggcggcgcgcatGGCCGCCGGCAACCCCTACCTGGGGGAGGAGGCGGAGAGCCTGGCCCCCGAGCGGTCCCCCTTGCCGGGCGCCGAGGACTCCAAGCCCAAAGATTTGTCCGACTCCAGCTGGATCGAGACGCCGTCGTCCATTAAGTCCATCGACTCCACCGATTCTGGGATTTACGAGCAGGCCAAAAGGAGGCGGATCTCCCCCTCGGACACCCCCGTGTCCGAGAGCTCCTCGCCCCTCAAGAGCGAGGTGCTCACCCAGCGGGACTGCGAAAAGACCTGCGCCAAGGACATCGGCTACTACGGCTTCTACTCGCACAGCTag